The Cardiobacteriaceae bacterium TAE3-ERU3 nucleotide sequence CGCAATGGCAAATAAAACCATGCCTGCCCCAGAGTCTCAACCCCGGCACGGGCAAAGGCAGCTGCCGCCTTATCGCTGATACCCAGCGTCTTTTCTAACGGTTGATCAGCTGCCGAAGACACATCAATCCAACGAAAGAACGGCTTCCATCTCTACCAATGCCCCTTTAGGCAATGCCGAAACCTCTATCGCTGCACGTGCCGGATACGGCTCAGCAAAGCGTGCGCTCATGATTTCATTGAGTACGTCAAACTGACCAAGATCAGTAAGATAAATATTGAGTTTGGCAATATTGGATAAAGCACCACCAGCAGCAACGCAAACTGCTTCAAGGTTATCAAAGACCTGACGCACTTGCGCTTCAACCCCCTCAACCAACTCCATCGTCTCTGGGTTGAGCGGAATCTGCCCGGAAAGGAAGACTAAATTACCGCAGCGTACAGCTTGCGAATATGGGCCGATAGCTTGAGGTGCTTGGTCAGTATGAATAACAGAACGGGTCATGATTTTTCCTTTCAGCTAAAAATAGAATCGTCAGTACATATACCGACGGCAAAAATACTACAGACGCTTGATCTCGACGACACCACGCTGACTCCGCAATTGACGGACGATTTCAGCCAGGTGATCGCGATCATGCACTTGGAAATAACAGCGCAGAATGCGCATACTCTTGTTGTGATCGGCCGGCTCAATATCCATGCCTGTAATATTGGCATTTGCATCGCCAATAACACTGGTCAAATCAGCCATCATACGGCGACGATCCTCAACCAGAATACTCAACGCAGCATCAAAGAAGCCTTGGGTTTTCTTCGCCCATTCGACCCGGACCCAATCACGCGTATCGGAATTCTGCGCACGCACACAATCCCGGCGGTGAATTTTGACTCCAAGCCGCGGCTTCATATGGCCCAAAATAGGCTCATATGGCAAAGGATAACAGCACTCACCAAAATGTATGGCGCTATCGAGTGCACTACTAACCTCAAGCACTTCTTCCCTATCGTCAACCACCTGTTGACCAATCAAGCTTGAAGCAATCAATAGCGGCTGACGCTTATCGTGGCCAATTTCTGCGAACAACGCATCGCGGCTCAGGTCATGCTCATTTAAATACTTATCAAACGCTTCATCATCAATGCTTTCAAGGCTGCCACCAAGGCGGCGCAGCGCTACATCAAGCAACCGCTTGCCCAGCATAATAGCTTCTTGATCAGCCATATTGCGGATATGGTGGCGAATTGCAGCACGTGCTCGCGCTGTCACGACAAAACGCAACCAGCCGGCTTGCGGCTTACTCTTGCTGTTGCGGATAATCTCCACTGTCTGCCCCGGACCAAGCGGCTGATAAAGTGGCCATTTTTCACCATTAACGCGTGCCGCAACACACTCATCACCAATTTTCGTGTGCAAGGCATACGCAAAATCAACTGGCGTCGCGCCACGTGGCAAATCAATAACCTTACCCTGCGGGGTGTAGGCATGAATATCACCCTGAGCAAGCTCTTTTTTGACCGCATCGTAGAACTCAAGCGGATCATGGGTTATGTTCTGCACATCTTTCAGGCGCAGTAACCAATCACGCATATACTTTTCTGCTTGTAGCGTATGGGCTTGTTTGGTAACGCTACGGTCTTTAATATGCTGATGCCAGACGGCAATAATGCCGGTTTCAGCAAGACTATGCATTTCTTTGGTACGGATCTGAACGTTAAGCACTTCGCTGTTATCGAGCAACACACTCGTGTGCAATGAGCGATAGCCATTACTTTTCGGCGCAGCAATAAAATCTTCAAATTTTCTTGAAACCGGGCGGTATTTACTGTGCAAACAACCGAGAACCCGATAACAGTCGTCCTCAGTCTCAGTAATAATTCTGATCGGAATCGTATGGCACGCAGCAGCAAAATTATTGTGCTTGCGCTTCATGCGCTGATACAAACCCCATAAATGGCGCTGACGTTTATTGATTGACGCTTTAATACCCAACTCTTTGAGTAGCGGATTCAGGTCACTGCGAACACGCTCAAGAATTTCATTGTGAACAAAACGTTCCATATAGCGCTTCTTGAGCACTGCATAACGCCAAGGATAAAGGTGG carries:
- a CDS encoding RelA/SpoT family protein, with amino-acid sequence MGTGSESATSSALSEGLDFSGLTGEKALYESFDRLRQVTDAYLNEDEQKVLCETATYGARAHEGQMRQSGGPYFTHPIEVCRILALQRFDLPVLQGALLHDVLEDTAVTNAEMEAVFGKAVTAMVDGVSKLERLGDQGVMEVQAESFKKMFVATTDDPRVIIIKLADRLHNMQTLGALRPDKRIRKAKETLDVYSSIAGKLGLFYFRIQLEDLAFSHLYPWRYAVLKKRYMERFVHNEILERVRSDLNPLLKELGIKASINKRQRHLWGLYQRMKRKHNNFAAACHTIPIRIITETEDDCYRVLGCLHSKYRPVSRKFEDFIAAPKSNGYRSLHTSVLLDNSEVLNVQIRTKEMHSLAETGIIAVWHQHIKDRSVTKQAHTLQAEKYMRDWLLRLKDVQNITHDPLEFYDAVKKELAQGDIHAYTPQGKVIDLPRGATPVDFAYALHTKIGDECVAARVNGEKWPLYQPLGPGQTVEIIRNSKSKPQAGWLRFVVTARARAAIRHHIRNMADQEAIMLGKRLLDVALRRLGGSLESIDDEAFDKYLNEHDLSRDALFAEIGHDKRQPLLIASSLIGQQVVDDREEVLEVSSALDSAIHFGECCYPLPYEPILGHMKPRLGVKIHRRDCVRAQNSDTRDWVRVEWAKKTQGFFDAALSILVEDRRRMMADLTSVIGDANANITGMDIEPADHNKSMRILRCYFQVHDRDHLAEIVRQLRSQRGVVEIKRL
- a CDS encoding RidA family protein, which produces MTRSVIHTDQAPQAIGPYSQAVRCGNLVFLSGQIPLNPETMELVEGVEAQVRQVFDNLEAVCVAAGGALSNIAKLNIYLTDLGQFDVLNEIMSARFAEPYPARAAIEVSALPKGALVEMEAVLSLD